The Crassaminicella indica genomic interval TTTAAATCTTTCTATGTTTTTATAGATTAAAATTAAAAACACTATCCAGGCCTCTTTATTCATATACAGATACACCAATATCTGTTATAATTGTATATCTTTTTTTATACACTGTCAAGGTGATATTATTTCAACATTTTGTTATGAAATCATGTTAATCCCTTTATTCATACAAAAAACCCCTATGTGGGGTTTTATCATTATTCATTATCTGCTGTAGCAGTTTGTTCAATTTCTTTCACTAAAGGAAGTTTATGTACCTCCCTTATTTTGTTCTCTATTTCAAGACAAATCTCTGGATTTTTAGCTAAAAATTGTTTTGCATTTTCTCTACCTTGCCCTAATTTCTCATCACCATAGCTATACCATGAACCTGATTTTTTTATAATATCTTCTTTAACTGCACAATCTAAAATACTGCCTTCCTTTGATATACCCGTACCATACATAATATCAAATTCTGCTACTCTGAAAGGTGGAGCTACTTTATTTTTTACAACTTTTACTCTTGTTCTATTTCCTAATATTTCATCACCTTTTTTAATAGATTCAATCCTTCTTACATCAAGTCTTACAGATGCATAAAATTTAAGTGCTCTTCCTCCAGTAGTTGTTTCTGGATTTCCAAACATAACTCCTACTTTTTCTCTCAACTGATTAATAAATATTGCAGAAGTTTTTGATTTATTAATAGCACCTGCAAGCTTCCTTAATGCTTGAGACATAAGCCTTGCCTGTAGTCCTACATGGCTATCTCCCATTTCCCCTTGAATTTCAGCCTTAGGAACTAAAGCAGCAACAGAGTCTACTACGATTACATCAATTGCTCCACTTCTAACTAACGCTTCACATATTTCTAATGCTTGTTCTCCAGTATCTGGTTGAGATACAACCAACTCATCAATATTGACTCCTAAATTTTTTGCATACACAGGATCAAGTGCATGTTCAGCATCTATAAAAGCTGCAACCCCTCCTTTTTTTTGAGCTTCTGCTATAATATGAAGAGCAACTGTTGTTTTCCCTGAAGACTCCGGTCCATATATTTCAATAATTCTTCCTCTTGGAATCCCACCTATCCCAACAGCAATATCTAAATCTAATGAACCAGTAGAAATAGATTCGATATTTAATCTTGATGTATCTTCACCAAGTTTCATGATAGCACCTTTTCCAAATTGCTTCTCTATTTGTCCCATGGCAATTTCTAACGCTTTTCTTTTTCCATCCATACATACCCAGATTTAATATCTGGTTTTCACCTACCTTCCTATATAATCGAACAAGTGTTCTTGTTATATTATATACTATTCCCATCTTATGGTCAATCCTATTTATTTTTTAATATCTTTCTAATCATATTAAATGCAAGCATACTTGTATAGTTTCTTATTCGATTTCTATCACCAAAAATATTATATTGTTTGCATATAATATTTTCTCTATATGCAATAGCAATATATACTAATCCTACAGGCTTTTCTTTTGTACCACCATCAGGACCTGCTATCCCCGTTACAGATAAACATATATCACTTCCAGTTACAGCTTTTAATCCTAATACCATTTCTCTAGCCGTTTCTTCACTAACCGCTCCATATTTTTTAAGGGTAATCTCTTTTACACCAAGCTCTTCTATTTTTGCTTTATTGCTATATGTAACAATGCTTCGATCTAATGATTTTGATATTCCTGAAATAGACGTTAACTTAGCAGCAATTAATCCTCCCGTACATGACTCTGCCAGCGAAATCCTTATCTTTTTCTCTATTAATTTTTTTGCAACTACTTCAACCAATTCCTCATCGTTATAGCTATATATATATTCGCCTAATCTATTTTCTATTTCCTTTATCACAGGTAATATCATTTTACTTGCTTTATCCTCATTTTCAGCTTTTGCAGTAATTCGAACACTCACTTCTCCTTCCTTTGCATAAGTTGCAATAGTAGGATTTGATTGCTGATCTATTAAATCCATTATAGCAGTTTCTAAAGCTGATTCCCCTATGCCAAAAAATCTCAAAATTTTTGAATGAATAGTATGTTTTGACTTAGTTTTTAAATAATCCTTAACAAAACCAAACATACTTTTCATTTCTTTTGGCGGTCCTGGAAGACTAATAATTATTTTCTCATCAAATTCAATAATAAATCCTGGTGCCGTTCCACAGTTGTTATTTAAAACAATACTATCTTTTGGTAAGTATGCCTGTTTTAAATTATTTTCATTCATCTTTCTGTTGATATTTTTAAAATAATTACAAATTCTTTCAAAGGAAGGCTGATGCATCTCTAATTCTTTTCC includes:
- the recA gene encoding recombinase RecA is translated as MDGKRKALEIAMGQIEKQFGKGAIMKLGEDTSRLNIESISTGSLDLDIAVGIGGIPRGRIIEIYGPESSGKTTVALHIIAEAQKKGGVAAFIDAEHALDPVYAKNLGVNIDELVVSQPDTGEQALEICEALVRSGAIDVIVVDSVAALVPKAEIQGEMGDSHVGLQARLMSQALRKLAGAINKSKTSAIFINQLREKVGVMFGNPETTTGGRALKFYASVRLDVRRIESIKKGDEILGNRTRVKVVKNKVAPPFRVAEFDIMYGTGISKEGSILDCAVKEDIIKKSGSWYSYGDEKLGQGRENAKQFLAKNPEICLEIENKIREVHKLPLVKEIEQTATADNE
- a CDS encoding competence/damage-inducible protein A; the encoded protein is MNCSIISIGTEILFGQIVNTNTVYLSQELNSLGINVYNHFTVGDNEGRLKDVLDYALSKSDLIITTGGLGPTQDDLTKETIAEVAGKELEMHQPSFERICNYFKNINRKMNENNLKQAYLPKDSIVLNNNCGTAPGFIIEFDEKIIISLPGPPKEMKSMFGFVKDYLKTKSKHTIHSKILRFFGIGESALETAIMDLIDQQSNPTIATYAKEGEVSVRITAKAENEDKASKMILPVIKEIENRLGEYIYSYNDEELVEVVAKKLIEKKIRISLAESCTGGLIAAKLTSISGISKSLDRSIVTYSNKAKIEELGVKEITLKKYGAVSEETAREMVLGLKAVTGSDICLSVTGIAGPDGGTKEKPVGLVYIAIAYRENIICKQYNIFGDRNRIRNYTSMLAFNMIRKILKNK